One region of Salvelinus sp. IW2-2015 linkage group LG6.1, ASM291031v2, whole genome shotgun sequence genomic DNA includes:
- the adam15 gene encoding disintegrin and metalloproteinase domain-containing protein 15 isoform X1 translates to MSLRNNVSISSSGNVGATRDCNISRTQSNTLPSNRLGLLDDADLQEYLLAESHMNSNKTGMEKPQEKLSPLNTTTVSSHSSLISPEHHHGSSYGKPLERTRPFVVVDGHKRSLSEALQNGHPDKLQCGLQFGGSIYLLDLEKNHDLLPKPPNIFYYLPNGTGVSLEESTVTHCYYHGSVRGFPQSRVALSTCSGLRGVVAINSTLSFELQPEEDHEEGAEESGGEEEGMHLLYSTRPLERGNVGGCGVSHTPVPPIHIPPQVPHRSKRDILSETKYIELVLVADHKEYLNYQKINKTIIYRMLDVANQVDWFYRPLSVRVALTGXEIWSDQDKIQVDKSPSDTLNRFLEWRTRELLPRLRHDNAQLIMGESFDGTTVGMASQSSMCSKDRSGGVNVDHLVSVLGVASTIAHELGHNLGMNHDTADRRCQCQNEPRLGGCIMEPSTGFMPGQLFSSCSARDLSLSLLHGGGMCLFNVPQPEKLLGGPRCGNLYVENGEECDCGLLDECNDPCCNATTCKLVPGAQCSSDGICCDNCRLRTGGWMCRQPLGECDLPEHCTGTSPYCPPNVFLQNGEPCEEGSSYCYSGVCASLNTQCQMLWGPNSTSAPPVCFSSVNKQGNKYGNCGQMANGTYIPCPSKDVHCGRLQCQGGNDRPLLGTSAEILTTKVKFNYSDFVCRGTYFHLGDDVSDPAMVAQGTACGLGKACWNQRCQDVSLFGVDECQSKCNGHGVCNSNKNCHCDVGWAPPDCRYTGHGGSVDSGPARAPRGSDPARVALLVIFLFVLPVVLLFLALRFPRCHRNLPCLGTTSPFHKGTGRQQSRTPATERVDARNGEQVQPLRYHWSRQSDIQMTPSLPSEKALVPPKKTPASRKSLPSDPPSHPTHPGYTASGAPVQHGASITSVPPVAAIPSRRAPLPPVRTSQPRKPNSTPPI, encoded by the exons ATGTCACTGCGCAACAATGTTTCTATCTCGAGCTCTGGTAACGTTGGTGCTACTCGAGACTGTAACATTTCGCGTACTCAATCAAATACGTTACCTAGTAACCGTTTAGGATTGCTGGACGATGCCGATTTGCAGGAATATCTGCTGGCGGAAAGTCATATGAACTCAAATAAGACAGGAATGGAGAAGCCACAAGAGAAGCTGTCTCCTTTGAATACAACAACAGTATCGTCTCACTCCTCACTTATAA GTCCAGAGCACCACCATGGTAGTAGTTACGGCAAGCCACTGGAGAGGACCAGGCCCTTTGTGGTAGTGGACGGACACAAGAGAAGTCTGAGTGAGGCCTTGCAG AACGGTCACCCAGACAAGCTACAGTGTGGTCTTCAATTTGGAGGCAGCATCTATCTTTTGGACCTGGAGAAAAACCA TGATCTCCTGCCCAAGCCTCCCAATATCTTCTACTACCTCCCTAATGGCACTGGGGTTTCTTTAGAGGAGAGCACAGTG ACTCACTGCTACTACCACGGCTCAGTGAGGGGCTTCCCACAGTCCAGGGTGGCTCTCAGTACCTGCTCTGGACTCAG GGGTGTGGTGGCTATCAACTCCACCCTGAGCTTTGAGCTGCAGCCTGAGGAAGACCACGAGGAGGGggcagaggagagtggaggggaggaggaggggatgcaCCTGCTTTATTCCACCAGACCTCTGGAGAGGGGTAATGTTGGGGGCTGTGGGGTGTCCCATACACCTGtaccccccatccacatcccaCCACAAGTCCCACACAGG AGTAAAAGGGACATTCTCTCAGAGACCAAGTACATAGAGCTTGTGCTTGTAGCTGATCACAAAGAG TACCTTAACTACCAGAAAATCAACAAGACTATCATCTATCGAATGCTGGATGTGGCCAACCAAGTAGACTGG TTCTACCGGCCGCTGAGTGTGCGTGTGGCTCTAACTGGGSTGGAGATCTGGAGTGACCAGGATAAGATCCAGGTTGACAAGAGTCCTTCAGACACCCTCAACCGCTTCCTGGAGTGGCGCACCAGRGAGCTGCTGCCCCGCCTGCGCCACGACAATGCTCAGCTCATTAT GGGGGAGTCATTTGATGGAACTACAGTGGGAATGGCATCTCAGTCTTCCATGTGCTCCAAGGACCGGTCAGGAGGGGTCAATGTG GATCACCTGGTCAGTGTACTGGGGGTGGCGTCCACCATTGCCCATGAGCTCGGGCACAATCTGGGCATGAATCATGACACGGCCGACCGGCGCTGCCAGTGTCAGAATGAACCACGCCTGGGAGGCTGCATCATGGAGCCATCTACTGG GTTCATGCCAGGCCAGCTGTTCAGCAGCTGCAGTGCCAGAGACCTGTCCCTCAGCCTGCTCCATGGTGGTGGGATGTGCCTCTTCAACGTGCCCCAGCCTGAGAAACTGCTGGGGGGGCCACGCTGTGGAAACCTCTACGTGGAGAATGGAGAGGAGTGTGACTGCGGCCTGCTGGAT GAGTGTAACGATCCCTGCTGCAACGCCACCACCTGTAAACTGGTTCCTGGGGCCCAGTGTTCCTCCGATGGCATCTGTTGTGACAACTGCAGG CTGCGTACAGGTGGATGGATGTGTCGGCAGCCCCTGGGGGAGTGTGACCTCCCAGAGCACTGCACCGGTACCTCTCCCTACTGCCCCCCCAACGTGTTCCTGCAGAACGGCGAGCCCTGCGAGGAAGGCTCCTCCTACTGCTACAGCGGTGTCTGYGCCAGCCTCAACACACAGTGCCAGATGTTGTGGGGACCTA attccaccagCGCTCCGCCTGTCTGCTTTTCCTCCGTCAACAAACAGGGCAACAAATACGGAAACTGTGGCCAGATGGCGAACGGAACCTACATCCCCTGCCCTAGCAa AGATGTGCATTGTGGGAGGCTCCAGTGCCAGGGAGGCAACGACCGTCCGTTGCTAGGCACCAGCGCTGAGATCCTGACCACCAAAGTAAAATTTAACTACAGCGATTTTGTCTGCCGGGGAACCTACTTCCACCTTGGCGACGACGTCTCAGACCCTGCCATGGTGGCACAGGGCACCGCGTGTGGTCTTGGCAAG GCCTGTTGGAACCAGCGGTGTCAGGATGTGTCTTTGTTCGGCGTCGACGAGTGTCAGAGCAAATGCAACGGACACGGG GTGTGCAACAGCAATAAGAACTGCCACTGTGACGTGGGCTGGGCTCCTCCAGACTGTAGGTACACGGGCCATGGAGGCAGTGTGGACAGTGGCCCTGCAAGAGCACCTAGAG GATCTGACCCGGCACGTGTGGCCTTGCTGGTCATCTTCCTCTTCGTCCTGCCAGTGGTTCTCCTCTTCCTCGCCCTGCGTTTCCCCCGCTGTCACCGCAACCTGCCCTGCCTGGGCACTACCAGCCCCTTCCACAAGGGCACCGGACGCCAACAGAGCCG GACCCCGGCCACCGAGCGAGTGGATGCTCGTAACGGGGAACAGGTCCAACCTCTGAGGTACCACTGGAGCCGCCAGAGTGACATCCAAATGACCCCGTCGCTGCCTTCTGAAAAG GCCCTTGTACCACCCAAAAAAACACCAGCCTCCAGGAAGTCCTTGCCTTCGGACCCCCCGTCACATCCCACCCATCCTGGGTACACTGCATCTGGTGCCCCCGTGCAACATGGAGCGAGTATAACTTCAGTTCCTCCTGTTGCAGCCATCCCTTCCAG acGTGCCCCTTTACCTCCAGTACGGACGTCACAACCCAGAAAACCTAACTCGACACCTCCGATTTAA
- the adam15 gene encoding disintegrin and metalloproteinase domain-containing protein 15 isoform X2, protein MSLRNNVSISSSGNVGATRDCNISRTQSNTLPSNRLGLLDDADLQEYLLAESHMNSNKTGMEKPQEKLSPLNTTTVSSHSSLISPEHHHGSSYGKPLERTRPFVVVDGHKRSLSEALQNGHPDKLQCGLQFGGSIYLLDLEKNHDLLPKPPNIFYYLPNGTGVSLEESTVTHCYYHGSVRGFPQSRVALSTCSGLRGVVAINSTLSFELQPEEDHEEGAEESGGEEEGMHLLYSTRPLERGNVGGCGVSHTPVPPIHIPPQVPHRSKRDILSETKYIELVLVADHKEYLNYQKINKTIIYRMLDVANQVDWFYRPLSVRVALTGXEIWSDQDKIQVDKSPSDTLNRFLEWRTRELLPRLRHDNAQLIMGESFDGTTVGMASQSSMCSKDRSGGVNVDHLVSVLGVASTIAHELGHNLGMNHDTADRRCQCQNEPRLGGCIMEPSTGFMPGQLFSSCSARDLSLSLLHGGGMCLFNVPQPEKLLGGPRCGNLYVENGEECDCGLLDECNDPCCNATTCKLVPGAQCSSDGICCDNCRLRTGGWMCRQPLGECDLPEHCTGTSPYCPPNVFLQNGEPCEEGSSYCYSGVCASLNTQCQMLWGPNSTSAPPVCFSSVNKQGNKYGNCGQMANGTYIPCPSKDVHCGRLQCQGGNDRPLLGTSAEILTTKVKFNYSDFVCRGTYFHLGDDVSDPAMVAQGTACGLGKACWNQRCQDVSLFGVDECQSKCNGHGVCNSNKNCHCDVGWAPPDCRYTGHGGSVDSGPARAPRGSDPARVALLVIFLFVLPVVLLFLALRFPRCHRNLPCLGTTSPFHKGTGRQQSRTPATERVDARNGEQVQPLRYHWSRQSDIQMTPSLPSEKVQDRPAPPTKPLPPDPVLKQAQVTWPRPVR, encoded by the exons ATGTCACTGCGCAACAATGTTTCTATCTCGAGCTCTGGTAACGTTGGTGCTACTCGAGACTGTAACATTTCGCGTACTCAATCAAATACGTTACCTAGTAACCGTTTAGGATTGCTGGACGATGCCGATTTGCAGGAATATCTGCTGGCGGAAAGTCATATGAACTCAAATAAGACAGGAATGGAGAAGCCACAAGAGAAGCTGTCTCCTTTGAATACAACAACAGTATCGTCTCACTCCTCACTTATAA GTCCAGAGCACCACCATGGTAGTAGTTACGGCAAGCCACTGGAGAGGACCAGGCCCTTTGTGGTAGTGGACGGACACAAGAGAAGTCTGAGTGAGGCCTTGCAG AACGGTCACCCAGACAAGCTACAGTGTGGTCTTCAATTTGGAGGCAGCATCTATCTTTTGGACCTGGAGAAAAACCA TGATCTCCTGCCCAAGCCTCCCAATATCTTCTACTACCTCCCTAATGGCACTGGGGTTTCTTTAGAGGAGAGCACAGTG ACTCACTGCTACTACCACGGCTCAGTGAGGGGCTTCCCACAGTCCAGGGTGGCTCTCAGTACCTGCTCTGGACTCAG GGGTGTGGTGGCTATCAACTCCACCCTGAGCTTTGAGCTGCAGCCTGAGGAAGACCACGAGGAGGGggcagaggagagtggaggggaggaggaggggatgcaCCTGCTTTATTCCACCAGACCTCTGGAGAGGGGTAATGTTGGGGGCTGTGGGGTGTCCCATACACCTGtaccccccatccacatcccaCCACAAGTCCCACACAGG AGTAAAAGGGACATTCTCTCAGAGACCAAGTACATAGAGCTTGTGCTTGTAGCTGATCACAAAGAG TACCTTAACTACCAGAAAATCAACAAGACTATCATCTATCGAATGCTGGATGTGGCCAACCAAGTAGACTGG TTCTACCGGCCGCTGAGTGTGCGTGTGGCTCTAACTGGGSTGGAGATCTGGAGTGACCAGGATAAGATCCAGGTTGACAAGAGTCCTTCAGACACCCTCAACCGCTTCCTGGAGTGGCGCACCAGRGAGCTGCTGCCCCGCCTGCGCCACGACAATGCTCAGCTCATTAT GGGGGAGTCATTTGATGGAACTACAGTGGGAATGGCATCTCAGTCTTCCATGTGCTCCAAGGACCGGTCAGGAGGGGTCAATGTG GATCACCTGGTCAGTGTACTGGGGGTGGCGTCCACCATTGCCCATGAGCTCGGGCACAATCTGGGCATGAATCATGACACGGCCGACCGGCGCTGCCAGTGTCAGAATGAACCACGCCTGGGAGGCTGCATCATGGAGCCATCTACTGG GTTCATGCCAGGCCAGCTGTTCAGCAGCTGCAGTGCCAGAGACCTGTCCCTCAGCCTGCTCCATGGTGGTGGGATGTGCCTCTTCAACGTGCCCCAGCCTGAGAAACTGCTGGGGGGGCCACGCTGTGGAAACCTCTACGTGGAGAATGGAGAGGAGTGTGACTGCGGCCTGCTGGAT GAGTGTAACGATCCCTGCTGCAACGCCACCACCTGTAAACTGGTTCCTGGGGCCCAGTGTTCCTCCGATGGCATCTGTTGTGACAACTGCAGG CTGCGTACAGGTGGATGGATGTGTCGGCAGCCCCTGGGGGAGTGTGACCTCCCAGAGCACTGCACCGGTACCTCTCCCTACTGCCCCCCCAACGTGTTCCTGCAGAACGGCGAGCCCTGCGAGGAAGGCTCCTCCTACTGCTACAGCGGTGTCTGYGCCAGCCTCAACACACAGTGCCAGATGTTGTGGGGACCTA attccaccagCGCTCCGCCTGTCTGCTTTTCCTCCGTCAACAAACAGGGCAACAAATACGGAAACTGTGGCCAGATGGCGAACGGAACCTACATCCCCTGCCCTAGCAa AGATGTGCATTGTGGGAGGCTCCAGTGCCAGGGAGGCAACGACCGTCCGTTGCTAGGCACCAGCGCTGAGATCCTGACCACCAAAGTAAAATTTAACTACAGCGATTTTGTCTGCCGGGGAACCTACTTCCACCTTGGCGACGACGTCTCAGACCCTGCCATGGTGGCACAGGGCACCGCGTGTGGTCTTGGCAAG GCCTGTTGGAACCAGCGGTGTCAGGATGTGTCTTTGTTCGGCGTCGACGAGTGTCAGAGCAAATGCAACGGACACGGG GTGTGCAACAGCAATAAGAACTGCCACTGTGACGTGGGCTGGGCTCCTCCAGACTGTAGGTACACGGGCCATGGAGGCAGTGTGGACAGTGGCCCTGCAAGAGCACCTAGAG GATCTGACCCGGCACGTGTGGCCTTGCTGGTCATCTTCCTCTTCGTCCTGCCAGTGGTTCTCCTCTTCCTCGCCCTGCGTTTCCCCCGCTGTCACCGCAACCTGCCCTGCCTGGGCACTACCAGCCCCTTCCACAAGGGCACCGGACGCCAACAGAGCCG GACCCCGGCCACCGAGCGAGTGGATGCTCGTAACGGGGAACAGGTCCAACCTCTGAGGTACCACTGGAGCCGCCAGAGTGACATCCAAATGACCCCGTCGCTGCCTTCTGAAAAG gTTCAGGACAGACCTGCTCCGCCTACTAAGCCACTTCCTCCTGACCCTGTCTTAAAACAAGCCCAGGTAACCTGGCCTAGGCCTGTGAGGTGA